From Streptomyces sp. TLI_105, the proteins below share one genomic window:
- a CDS encoding pirin family protein, giving the protein MSNLDRQATLSVCGGRGFVVAEPVRELLSPRRVQLGESTEVRRLLPNLGRRMVGAWAFVDHYGPDDIADEPGMQVPPHPHMGLQTVSWLHEGEVLHRDSTGSLQTIRPRELGLMTSGRAISHSEESPRPHARFLHGAQLWVALPDAHRHVEPHFQHHADLPRITAPGLTATVILGALDGAASPGTTYTPLVGADLALTAGAETSLPLEPDFEYAVLGMSGEAHVDGVPVLPGSMLYLGCGRTELPLRADSDAGLMLLGGEPFEEEIVMWWNFVGRSGDEIVQAREDWEKGERFGEVHGYDGARLTAPELPATPLKPRGRVR; this is encoded by the coding sequence ATGAGCAATCTCGATCGTCAGGCCACTCTGTCCGTGTGCGGAGGCCGCGGCTTCGTCGTCGCCGAACCGGTACGGGAGCTGCTCAGCCCCCGCCGCGTCCAGCTCGGCGAGTCGACCGAGGTCCGCAGACTGCTCCCGAACCTCGGCCGGCGCATGGTCGGCGCCTGGGCCTTCGTCGACCACTACGGTCCCGACGACATCGCCGACGAGCCCGGCATGCAGGTCCCCCCGCACCCGCACATGGGCCTGCAGACCGTCAGCTGGCTCCACGAGGGCGAGGTGCTCCACCGCGACTCCACCGGCAGCCTGCAGACCATCCGTCCGCGCGAACTGGGCCTCATGACCTCGGGCCGGGCGATCTCCCACTCGGAGGAGAGCCCCCGGCCGCACGCCCGCTTCCTGCACGGCGCACAGCTCTGGGTCGCCCTCCCCGACGCCCACCGGCACGTGGAGCCGCACTTCCAGCACCACGCCGACCTGCCCCGGATCACGGCGCCCGGCCTCACCGCCACGGTGATCCTCGGCGCCCTCGACGGAGCCGCCTCGCCGGGCACCACGTACACCCCGCTCGTCGGCGCGGACCTCGCCCTCACGGCGGGCGCCGAGACGAGCCTCCCCCTGGAGCCCGACTTCGAGTACGCGGTCCTCGGCATGTCCGGCGAGGCCCATGTCGACGGCGTCCCCGTCCTGCCCGGCTCCATGCTCTACCTCGGCTGCGGCCGTACGGAACTCCCCCTCCGCGCCGACTCCGACGCGGGCCTGATGCTCCTCGGCGGGGAACCCTTCGAGGAGGAGATCGTGATGTGGTGGAACTTCGTGGGCCGATCCGGTGACGAGATCGTACAGGCGCGAGAGGACTGGGAGAAGGGCGAGCGGTTCGGTGAGGTGCACGGCTACGACGGCGCCCGCCTGACCGCCCCGGAACTGCCCGCCACCCCGCTGAAACCGCGCGGACGAGTGCGCTGA